A genomic segment from Glycine max cultivar Williams 82 chromosome 1, Glycine_max_v4.0, whole genome shotgun sequence encodes:
- the LOC102663702 gene encoding uncharacterized protein, which translates to MGCVLGQHDESGKRERAIYYLSKKFIACEMNYSLLERTCDPIKYIFENPALTRRIARWQVLLSEFDIINVTQKAIKGSALADYLDQQPINDYQPMHPEFLDEDMIALFKEEVEYEDRVKWVMWFDVEYEACALRIRAVVNFRVKLLKVYRDSTLMADALATLSSMFKEEDGKPWYFDIKRYIKDKEYRPEASDNDKRTL; encoded by the exons ATGGGGTGTGTACTAGGACAGCACGATGAATCTGGAAAAAGGGAACGGGCCATCTACTACTTGAGCAAGAAGTTCATAGCATGCGAGATGAACTACTCATTGCTAGAGAGGACATGTG ATCCTATCAAGTACATCTTCGAAAACCCCGCTCTCACTAGGAGGATAGCTCGGTGGCAGGTTCTGTTGTCAGAATTCGATATCATCAATGTTACTCAGAAGGCAATAAAGGGGagtgccttggcagattatctAGATCAACAACCCATAAATGATTATCAGCCTATGCATCCAGAATTCCTTGATGAGGATATGATAGCCTTGTTTAAGGAGGAAGTTGAATATGAGGACAGGGTTAAGTGGGTTATGTGGTTTGATG TGGAGTACGAGGCATGCGCCCTAAGGATTAGAGCAGTGGTCAACTTTAGGGTCAAGTTACTCAAAGTATACAGGGACTCAACATTG ATGGCCGACGCCCTTGCCACACTATCATCCATGTTCAAA GAGGAGGATGGTAAACCTTGGTACTTCGATATCAAACGATACATTAAGGATAAGGAATACCGACCTGAGGCCTCTGACAACGACAAGAGGACATTATGA